One stretch of Vulpes lagopus strain Blue_001 chromosome X, ASM1834538v1, whole genome shotgun sequence DNA includes these proteins:
- the LOC121482978 gene encoding proteasome subunit alpha type-1, with amino-acid sequence MFRNQYDNDVTVWSPQGRIHQIEYAMEAVKQGSATVGLKSKTHAVLVALKRAQSELAAHQKKILHVDNHIGISIAGLTADARLLCNFMRQECLDSRFVFDRPLPVSRLVSLIGSKTQIPTQRYGRRPYGVGLLIAGYDDMGPHIFQTCPSANYFDCRAMSIGARSQSARTYLERHMSGFMECNLNELVKHGLRALRETLPAEQDLTTKNVSIGIVGKDLEFTIYDDDDVSPFLEGLEERPQRKAQPAQPADEPAEKADEPMEH; translated from the coding sequence ATGTTTCGCAACCAGTATGACAATGACGTCACTGTTTGGAGCCCTCAGGGCAGGATTCATCAAATTGAATATGCAATGGAAGCTGTCAAACAAGGTTCAGCCACAGTTGGTCTGAAATCAAAAACCCATGCAGTGTTGGTTGCATTGAAGAGAGCACAGTCAGAGCTTGCAGctcatcagaagaaaattctTCATGTTGATAACCATATTGGTATCTCAATTGCGGGACTTACTGCTGATGCTAGACTGTTATGTAATTTTATGCGCCAGGAGTGTTTGGATTCCAGATTTGTTTTTGACagacctcttcctgtgtctcgtCTTGTATCTCTAATTGGAAGCAAGACCCAGATACCAACACAACGGTATGGCCGGAGACCATATGGTGTTGGACTGCTCATTGCTGGTTATGATGATATGGGCCCTCACATTTTCCAAACCTGTCCATCTGCCAACTATTTTGACTGTAGAGCCATGTCCATTGGAGCCCGTTCTCAATCAGCTCGTACTTACTTGGAGAGACATATGTCTGGGTTTATGGAATGCAATTTGAATGAACTGGTTAAACATGGTCTGCGTGCCTTACGAGAGACACTTCCTGCAGAACAGGACCTAACTACAAAGAATGTTTCCATTGGAATTGTTGGTAAAGACTTGGAGTTTACgatttatgatgatgatgatgtatctCCGTTCCTGGAAGGTCTTGAAGAAAGaccacagagaaaggcacagccTGCTCAACCTGCTGATGAACCTGCAGAAAAGGCTGATGAACCAATGGAGCATTAA